One stretch of Chryseobacterium sp. LJ668 DNA includes these proteins:
- the hemN gene encoding oxygen-independent coproporphyrinogen III oxidase: protein MNSLIDKYNIPGPRYTSYPTVPYWDESTFSPEKWKETVIRSFNESNTEEGISIYIHLPFCEALCTFCACHKRITKQHSVEIPYLESVLKEWKLYLELFSEKPKLKELHLGGGTPTFFSPQNLKTLLDGIFSTVEIAEHPEFSFEGHPNNTTREHLQALYDLGFRRASFGVQDYDPKVQKAINRIQPFEKVKDVTEWAREIGYVSISHDLVFGLPHQSWEAMQHTIHKTMELKPDRLAFYSYAHVPWIKGVGQRGFDENDLPSGEEKRRLYEDGKQLLEDLGYIEVGMDHFSLEHDDLYQSLIQKKLHRNFMGYTSSQTQLMVGLGMSSISDSWYAFAQNVKTVEEYQKTVEEGIIPVVKGHILNQEDLIVRRHILNLMCQLETNFDINNTFPELENAFEMLKEMENDELVEIHDNQIKITEKGRAFTRNVAMVFDLRMMRNKPETRIFSMTI from the coding sequence ATGAACTCTTTAATCGATAAATATAATATTCCGGGACCTCGTTACACTTCTTATCCCACCGTCCCTTATTGGGACGAGAGTACTTTTTCACCAGAAAAATGGAAAGAAACTGTAATCAGGTCATTCAATGAAAGCAATACAGAAGAAGGCATATCAATTTATATTCATTTACCTTTTTGTGAAGCTTTATGCACATTTTGTGCGTGTCACAAGCGCATTACGAAGCAGCACAGCGTAGAAATTCCCTATCTGGAAAGCGTTTTAAAAGAATGGAAATTATATCTTGAATTATTTAGCGAAAAGCCAAAACTAAAAGAGCTTCATTTAGGCGGCGGAACACCTACTTTTTTCTCTCCACAAAATTTAAAAACCTTACTGGATGGGATCTTTTCAACTGTTGAAATTGCTGAACATCCCGAATTTTCTTTTGAAGGACATCCGAATAATACAACCAGAGAACATCTCCAGGCTTTGTATGATTTAGGCTTCAGAAGAGCGAGTTTTGGGGTTCAGGATTATGATCCGAAAGTGCAGAAAGCGATCAACAGAATCCAGCCGTTTGAAAAAGTAAAAGACGTTACTGAATGGGCAAGAGAAATAGGATATGTAAGCATCAGTCATGATCTGGTTTTCGGGCTTCCACATCAAAGCTGGGAGGCTATGCAACACACGATTCATAAAACTATGGAATTGAAACCCGATCGATTAGCCTTCTATTCTTATGCTCATGTTCCATGGATAAAGGGTGTCGGACAGCGAGGATTTGACGAAAATGATCTTCCAAGCGGGGAAGAAAAACGCCGTTTGTATGAAGACGGAAAGCAACTTTTGGAAGATTTAGGATATATTGAAGTCGGGATGGATCACTTTTCTCTGGAACATGATGATTTGTATCAGTCTTTAATTCAGAAAAAACTTCACCGGAATTTTATGGGCTATACATCAAGTCAAACCCAATTGATGGTTGGTTTGGGGATGTCTTCAATTTCAGATTCTTGGTATGCTTTTGCACAGAATGTAAAAACAGTGGAAGAGTATCAGAAAACAGTAGAAGAGGGCATAATTCCTGTGGTGAAAGGTCATATTCTGAATCAGGAAGATCTGATTGTGAGAAGACATATTTTAAATTTAATGTGTCAGCTTGAGACAAATTTTGATATTAACAATACTTTTCCCGAACTTGAAAACGCCTTTGAAATGCTGAAAGAAATGGAGAATGATGAATTGGTTGAAATTCACGATAATCAAATAAAGATCACTGAAAAAGGCCGTGCATTTACAAGAAACGTTGCTATGGTTTTTGACCTGCGAATGATGCGGAACAAGCCGGAAACAAGGATTTTTTCGATGACGATATAA
- a CDS encoding Hsp70 family protein, which yields MGNINFGIDLGTTNSGISKFADGKVHIYKNPVGFSDTLPSIVAYKKGRILIGDKARELLKSAHLDVFSSFKRKMGTEHLYDVKDTDEQKSPVELSAMILKELQSFIPDEKPQSIVITIPASFDTVQSNATKKAGLLAGFQQVVLLQEPIAACLAYANFQTQDQSSEKNWLVYDFGGGTFDVALVKINERELKITDHEGNNFLGGVDLDHLVIEHLFVPKIEKVLHEESLFKKMMSKENGFYAKLYYELLYKAEEIKKELSVKEIVNTEVELNDGDHYIDFTISRNDFNQVIAPKVDETITLIKKLLEENQKSASDIERIILVGGTTYIPYIREHLKEIFQITVDNSIDPTTAVMVGAAYFAGTKEEDLIKTENISVENTKDQDSNAIGLKLIYDVNTQDDEELMVGNIAGDFEGYYRITRKDGGFDTGLMSFKNKFSEFVKILPKQVNLFNLTVSDQNQNVVFEQNNISINHGIYNISGQPLPNDICLEVDDNFGSTYLERIFKKNDILPLTKTIYKTTSKNFNKEADDKLIINILEGKTATLPASNMSIGYIEINSKDLPINLLKGMDIELKFSMSESRDLSVSVYISSVDFEKKEIFNPHTKHINKDKFQEDIDKVIDEIETELSYVNNVDEADPEDISVLVKFKNIKDELFRIKFDLIEVQEDEQTERIFQLDERKRRALQEYDKIVRFRDVIYEIDEYKISKADMESLLEEATQRQKEQFKKIIKDEKIFLESNEKSLIKRKTKELDKLHADIYYQKDESYASLYYYYKYRDIDEYKDEKRASKLFENGDKAMENNNFKEVKYVIQGLYDLLKVKPKNPFEDTDGNLGLK from the coding sequence ATGGGAAATATAAATTTTGGGATAGACTTAGGAACCACCAACTCAGGGATTTCAAAGTTTGCAGACGGAAAGGTGCATATTTATAAAAATCCTGTCGGCTTCAGCGATACATTGCCATCGATAGTTGCTTATAAAAAAGGAAGAATCCTGATTGGTGACAAAGCAAGAGAACTTTTGAAATCCGCACATCTGGATGTTTTTTCTTCCTTTAAAAGAAAAATGGGAACCGAGCATCTTTATGATGTTAAAGATACTGACGAACAAAAAAGTCCGGTGGAGCTGTCAGCAATGATTCTGAAAGAACTCCAGAGCTTTATTCCCGACGAGAAACCGCAATCGATCGTTATTACTATTCCGGCATCTTTCGATACCGTGCAGTCAAATGCTACTAAAAAAGCTGGTTTATTAGCCGGATTTCAGCAGGTCGTTCTTCTACAGGAACCTATTGCAGCTTGTTTGGCATATGCCAATTTTCAGACTCAGGATCAGTCTTCAGAAAAGAATTGGCTCGTTTATGATTTCGGCGGCGGAACTTTCGATGTGGCTTTGGTTAAAATCAATGAACGCGAACTGAAAATTACAGACCATGAAGGAAACAACTTCCTTGGCGGTGTAGATCTTGACCATTTGGTAATAGAGCATTTATTTGTTCCGAAAATTGAAAAGGTTTTACACGAAGAATCACTTTTCAAAAAGATGATGTCTAAGGAGAACGGTTTTTATGCTAAATTATATTACGAACTTCTCTATAAAGCCGAAGAAATTAAAAAAGAGCTCTCTGTAAAAGAAATCGTCAATACCGAAGTGGAATTGAATGACGGTGATCACTATATTGATTTTACCATCTCACGCAATGATTTCAATCAGGTGATTGCTCCAAAAGTCGATGAAACGATTACATTGATCAAAAAGCTTTTAGAAGAAAATCAAAAATCAGCAAGTGATATTGAAAGGATTATTTTAGTGGGTGGAACAACGTACATTCCATACATCAGAGAGCATTTGAAAGAGATTTTTCAAATCACAGTAGATAATTCCATTGATCCAACCACAGCTGTCATGGTGGGTGCAGCTTATTTTGCAGGAACCAAAGAAGAAGATTTAATTAAAACTGAAAATATATCAGTAGAAAATACAAAAGATCAAGACTCTAATGCTATCGGCCTGAAATTAATCTACGACGTCAATACACAGGATGATGAAGAATTAATGGTGGGAAATATCGCCGGAGATTTTGAAGGGTATTATAGAATTACCCGAAAAGATGGAGGTTTTGACACCGGACTGATGAGTTTTAAAAATAAATTTTCAGAATTTGTAAAGATTCTTCCAAAGCAGGTGAATCTGTTTAATCTGACGGTTTCAGACCAGAATCAGAATGTGGTTTTTGAACAGAATAATATCTCCATCAACCACGGAATTTACAATATCTCGGGACAGCCTTTGCCGAATGACATTTGTCTGGAAGTAGATGATAATTTCGGCAGCACCTATCTTGAAAGGATTTTTAAGAAAAACGATATTCTTCCGCTTACCAAAACAATTTATAAAACCACTTCAAAAAATTTCAACAAAGAAGCTGATGATAAGCTGATTATCAATATTTTGGAAGGTAAAACCGCCACGCTTCCTGCAAGCAATATGAGCATAGGTTATATCGAAATCAATTCAAAAGATCTGCCTATCAATCTTTTAAAAGGTATGGATATCGAATTGAAATTCAGCATGAGTGAATCTCGTGACCTATCGGTTTCGGTGTACATCAGTTCGGTAGATTTTGAAAAAAAAGAAATTTTTAATCCACATACGAAGCACATCAATAAAGATAAATTTCAGGAAGATATCGACAAAGTAATTGACGAAATTGAAACCGAATTGAGCTATGTCAACAATGTAGATGAGGCCGATCCTGAAGATATATCAGTTCTTGTGAAATTTAAAAATATCAAGGACGAGCTTTTCAGAATTAAATTTGATCTGATTGAAGTGCAGGAAGATGAGCAAACCGAAAGAATTTTTCAGCTTGACGAAAGAAAAAGACGTGCGCTGCAGGAATATGATAAGATCGTGCGTTTCCGTGATGTGATCTATGAAATAGATGAGTACAAAATCTCAAAAGCTGATATGGAAAGCTTGCTGGAAGAGGCTACCCAAAGACAAAAAGAGCAGTTCAAGAAGATCATAAAAGATGAAAAAATATTTTTGGAATCTAACGAAAAGTCGCTCATTAAAAGAAAAACAAAGGAACTAGACAAGCTTCACGCAGATATTTATTATCAAAAAGATGAGTCGTATGCATCATTATACTATTACTATAAGTACAGGGATATTGATGAATATAAAGATGAGAAAAGAGCTTCAAAACTTTTTGAGAACGGCGATAAAGCGATGGAAAACAACAATTTTAAAGAAGTAAAATATGTCATCCAGGGATTATATGATTTGCTTAAAGTGAAACCAAAAAATCCATTTGAAGACACAGATGGAAATTTGGGATTAAAGTAA